In Methanofollis sp. UBA420, one DNA window encodes the following:
- a CDS encoding cation diffusion facilitator family transporter produces the protein MAHRRGDDRFALKVAVLLTAGYLLVEVAGGIVTGSLALLGDAGHMFSDVIALLLALGALVIAGRLPTKEKTFGYHRVEIFVAFINGLVLVLLSAGILREAVLRFLSPVPIEGATMGVIGGIGLAVNLYVAWTLSGRENLTVRSAYLHVLSDTLTSVAVIVAAVWIALTSQTLVDPLLSGAIALLILGNAVLLLRETAAILLQYAPPGIDLDEVVRAMEAVEGVDGVHNVHLWTLCSHINILDAHVVTCVPDLAGVEAVKEEIRERLARFEVQYSTLEFETEPCAGAAVVSRIEV, from the coding sequence ATGGCACACCGTCGCGGCGACGACAGGTTTGCCCTGAAGGTGGCGGTCCTCCTGACCGCCGGGTATCTCCTGGTCGAGGTGGCCGGCGGGATCGTCACCGGTTCACTCGCCCTCCTCGGCGACGCCGGCCACATGTTCAGCGACGTCATCGCCCTCCTCCTCGCGCTCGGCGCCCTCGTGATCGCGGGGCGCCTGCCGACGAAAGAAAAGACCTTCGGCTACCACAGGGTCGAGATCTTCGTCGCCTTCATCAACGGCCTCGTCCTCGTCCTCCTCTCCGCCGGGATCCTGAGGGAGGCGGTGCTCAGGTTCCTCTCTCCCGTGCCGATCGAGGGGGCGACGATGGGGGTGATCGGCGGCATCGGCCTTGCCGTCAATCTCTATGTCGCCTGGACCCTCTCGGGAAGAGAGAACCTGACGGTGCGGAGCGCCTACCTCCACGTCCTCTCCGACACCCTCACCTCGGTGGCGGTCATCGTCGCCGCCGTCTGGATCGCCCTCACCAGCCAGACCCTCGTCGACCCCCTCCTCTCCGGGGCGATCGCCCTCCTGATCCTGGGGAACGCCGTCCTCCTCCTGCGGGAGACGGCGGCCATCCTCCTCCAGTACGCCCCGCCCGGCATCGATCTCGACGAGGTGGTGCGGGCGATGGAGGCGGTGGAAGGGGTGGACGGCGTCCACAACGTCCACCTCTGGACCCTCTGCTCGCACATCAATATCCTGGACGCACATGTGGTCACCTGCGTCCCCGACCTTGCCGGGGTGGAGGCGGTAAAAGAGGAGATCAGGGAGAGGCTCGCACGCTTCGAGGTCCAGTACAGCACCCTGGAGTTCGAGACCGAGCCCTGCGCCGGGGCGGCGGTGGTATCGAGGATCGAGGTGTAG
- a CDS encoding putative zinc-binding protein, which yields MAGCSCGCGSDCGEGDGKKRIIFACAGASNVGQITNIAAIQLFVEGFGSPACTAQLATGAGPVKRKCAEADEVVVLDGCPVACASKIAEAQGITPDQVIIATEQGIAKTHDLEISEEEIEKVVCAAWEGKGKAKRCRDLPEGGCGCGCGGE from the coding sequence ATGGCAGGATGCAGTTGCGGCTGCGGCAGCGACTGTGGAGAGGGCGACGGGAAGAAGAGGATCATCTTCGCCTGCGCCGGCGCCTCCAATGTCGGGCAGATCACGAACATCGCCGCGATCCAGTTATTTGTCGAGGGCTTCGGCAGTCCGGCCTGCACGGCGCAACTCGCCACCGGCGCCGGCCCGGTGAAGAGGAAGTGTGCGGAGGCCGACGAGGTCGTCGTCCTGGACGGGTGCCCTGTCGCCTGCGCCTCGAAGATCGCGGAGGCCCAGGGGATCACACCCGACCAGGTGATCATCGCCACGGAACAGGGGATCGCAAAGACCCATGACCTCGAGATCTCCGAAGAGGAGATCGAGAAGGTCGTCTGCGCCGCCTGGGAAGGGAAGGGAAAGGCAAAGAGGTGCCGAGACCTCCCCGAGGGCGGGTGCGGCTGCGGGTGCGGCGGGGAGTGA
- a CDS encoding proline iminopeptidase-family hydrolase — translation MDLPHEGCADVPGGKIVYRVAGAEESGTPLLVLHGGPGCTSDYLEPLAALGGRPVVFYDQLGCGDSDRPDDPSLWTLERAVDELAAVREALGLDRVHILGQSWGTMLAVEYMLTHRPDGVESLVLSAPCLSASRWAADGRRYLQALPDDHREAILRAEEAGSYDGPAYQEAMTAYYRRHVCRLDPWPDCLMKTFERLNTDIYLQMWGPSEFTITGSLGDFERAGRLHEIAVPTLFTCGEFDEATPETTAYYSHMMPGSEIAVFESASHEHHLEATGDYLAVVREFLARVESRTRVRS, via the coding sequence ATGGATCTCCCGCATGAGGGTTGTGCAGACGTTCCCGGCGGAAAGATAGTGTATCGTGTCGCCGGAGCGGAGGAGAGCGGCACCCCTCTCCTCGTCCTCCACGGCGGCCCTGGCTGCACGTCCGACTACCTCGAACCCCTCGCCGCCCTCGGGGGGAGGCCGGTGGTCTTCTACGACCAGCTCGGCTGCGGCGACTCCGACCGCCCGGACGACCCCTCCCTCTGGACGCTGGAACGCGCCGTCGACGAACTCGCCGCGGTGCGTGAGGCCCTCGGCCTCGACCGCGTCCACATCCTCGGCCAGTCCTGGGGGACGATGCTCGCCGTCGAGTACATGCTCACGCACCGGCCCGACGGGGTGGAGAGCCTCGTCCTCTCCGCACCCTGCCTCTCGGCCTCGCGCTGGGCCGCGGACGGGCGGAGATATCTCCAGGCCCTCCCCGACGACCACAGGGAGGCGATCCTCCGCGCCGAAGAGGCGGGCAGCTACGACGGCCCCGCCTACCAGGAGGCGATGACGGCCTATTACCGCCGCCACGTCTGCCGCCTCGACCCCTGGCCCGACTGCCTGATGAAAACATTCGAACGCCTGAACACCGACATTTACCTGCAGATGTGGGGCCCGAGCGAGTTCACCATCACCGGAAGCCTCGGCGACTTCGAGCGTGCCGGACGCCTCCACGAGATCGCCGTCCCCACCCTCTTCACCTGCGGCGAGTTCGACGAGGCGACCCCGGAGACGACGGCATACTACAGCCACATGATGCCGGGATCGGAGATCGCCGTCTTCGAGAGTGCGTCGCACGAGCACCACCTGGAGGCGACGGGCGACTACCTTGCCGTCGTCAGGGAGTTCCTCGCCAGAGTCGAAAGCCGAACGAGAGTACGATCATAG
- a CDS encoding HD domain-containing protein, producing MKIIKDPVHGDVEVGETALALLDSPALQRLRHIRQLGFAHLVYPGANHTRFEHSLGTMHLAAVLCRHLGLDAGESDLVTAAALLHDIGHGPFSHVTEAFMVEMMGKGHQDAGDLLGEGETAGILEDRGLDPAEVAAVINGTHRYAGVIHGDLDVDRMDYLLRDAHYTGVPYGLVDAGRLIRATAGTEYGVALDASGINAAESLLIARTLMRPVVYYHHVSRIATSMFHLALLSHLEESRESVGALMRMDDAALFTRLLASPDETARDLARRLYERRLYKRAVYVGRGQVNAAAVQARTSLAESRQIAREVAEAAGVGEETVLVDIPPFPTDMSMEVRVREKNALVGLEQVSPLLTTLNETRREQWRLGVYTLPDQRETVEAAAIEVLHIKKPTQQDRLPV from the coding sequence ATGAAAATCATCAAGGACCCGGTGCACGGCGACGTCGAGGTGGGAGAGACGGCCCTCGCGCTCCTCGACTCACCCGCCCTCCAGCGCCTCCGCCATATCAGGCAACTCGGCTTCGCCCACCTCGTCTATCCCGGGGCCAACCACACCCGTTTCGAGCATTCGCTCGGCACGATGCACCTCGCGGCCGTGCTCTGCCGCCACCTCGGCCTCGACGCGGGCGAGAGCGACCTCGTCACCGCCGCCGCCCTCCTCCACGACATCGGCCACGGCCCCTTCTCCCATGTCACCGAGGCCTTCATGGTCGAGATGATGGGGAAGGGCCACCAGGACGCGGGCGACCTCCTCGGGGAGGGCGAGACGGCCGGCATCCTGGAAGACCGCGGCCTCGACCCGGCCGAGGTCGCCGCCGTCATCAACGGCACCCACAGGTACGCGGGCGTGATCCACGGCGACCTGGACGTGGACAGGATGGACTACCTCCTCCGCGACGCCCACTACACCGGCGTGCCCTACGGCCTCGTCGATGCCGGGCGGTTGATCAGGGCGACGGCCGGGACGGAGTACGGCGTCGCTCTCGACGCCTCCGGGATCAATGCGGCGGAGTCCCTGCTCATCGCACGGACCCTGATGCGCCCGGTCGTCTACTACCATCATGTCTCCCGGATCGCCACCTCCATGTTCCACCTCGCCCTCCTCTCCCACCTGGAGGAGAGCAGGGAGAGTGTCGGGGCGCTGATGCGGATGGACGACGCCGCCCTCTTCACCCGCCTCCTCGCCTCTCCCGACGAGACGGCACGCGACCTCGCCCGAAGACTCTATGAGAGGAGACTGTACAAGAGGGCCGTCTATGTCGGCCGCGGCCAGGTGAACGCCGCCGCCGTGCAGGCCCGGACATCCCTCGCGGAGAGCAGGCAGATCGCCCGGGAGGTCGCGGAGGCGGCAGGCGTCGGGGAGGAGACGGTGCTCGTCGACATCCCGCCCTTCCCGACAGACATGTCGATGGAGGTGCGGGTGCGGGAGAAGAACGCCCTCGTCGGCCTCGAACAGGTCTCCCCCCTCCTGACGACCCTGAACGAGACGCGGCGGGAACAGTGGCGCCTCGGCGTCTACACCCTCCCCGACCAGAGGGAGACGGTGGAAGCGGCGGCGATCGAGGTGCTCCACATCAAAAAACCGACGCAGCAGGACAGGCTGCCGGTGTGA
- a CDS encoding putative zinc-binding protein, with the protein MAGWVLVTCSGVSNTGRLTTQAASAFRQRHPSALDDAVPAGRLDTGAVPAGCRVIALDGCADACGRKKLEGLGVVPDAHIVATELGVVKNGMAEVRYDEIARVVSALREAV; encoded by the coding sequence GTGGCCGGATGGGTGCTGGTGACCTGTTCGGGCGTCTCGAACACCGGGAGGCTGACGACGCAGGCGGCGTCGGCCTTCAGGCAGCGCCACCCCTCGGCCCTCGACGACGCCGTCCCGGCCGGACGCCTGGATACAGGCGCCGTCCCGGCAGGCTGCCGGGTGATCGCCCTCGACGGCTGCGCCGACGCCTGCGGGAGAAAGAAACTCGAAGGCCTCGGCGTCGTGCCGGACGCCCATATCGTGGCGACCGAACTCGGCGTCGTCAAGAACGGCATGGCAGAGGTGCGGTACGACGAGATCGCACGGGTCGTCTCTGCCCTGCGGGAGGCGGTCTGA
- a CDS encoding arsenate reductase ArsC → MKEKVLFICTHNAARSQMAEGYMRAHYGDRYEAHSAGMQPDALDPRAVAVMAEIGVDISAQRAKPLTEYFGQQMDYVVTVCEGGVCPMFPWATTTIHEVFDDPRALDGPEEEILDGFRRVRDEICRWIDLRFGTESA, encoded by the coding sequence ATGAAAGAGAAGGTGCTCTTCATCTGCACGCACAATGCCGCCCGCTCCCAGATGGCCGAGGGCTACATGCGGGCGCACTACGGCGACCGCTACGAGGCCCACTCGGCCGGCATGCAGCCCGACGCCCTCGACCCCCGGGCCGTGGCGGTGATGGCCGAGATCGGGGTCGACATCTCGGCCCAGCGGGCGAAGCCCCTCACCGAATATTTCGGGCAGCAGATGGACTATGTCGTGACCGTCTGCGAGGGCGGCGTCTGCCCGATGTTCCCCTGGGCGACGACGACCATCCACGAGGTCTTCGACGACCCCCGCGCCCTCGACGGCCCGGAAGAGGAGATCCTCGATGGATTTCGGCGGGTCAGGGACGAGATCTGCCGCTGGATCGACCTGCGGTTCGGGACGGAGAGCGCGTAA
- a CDS encoding thioredoxin family protein, whose protein sequence is MTKLEIFGTGCAKCMRTAKNVEAAVKELGIEAEVVKVEEIDAITDRGVMLTPALAVNGEVVVEGRVPTVDEIKEILSEVA, encoded by the coding sequence ATGACAAAGCTTGAGATATTCGGCACAGGTTGTGCAAAGTGCATGAGAACGGCAAAGAACGTCGAAGCAGCGGTGAAAGAGCTCGGCATCGAGGCCGAGGTCGTCAAGGTCGAGGAGATCGACGCGATCACCGACCGGGGCGTCATGCTCACCCCGGCGCTCGCGGTGAACGGCGAGGTCGTGGTCGAGGGCCGCGTCCCGACCGTCGACGAGATCAAAGAGATCCTCTCGGAGGTGGCCTGA
- a CDS encoding UbiX family flavin prenyltransferase encodes MEKEYVIGVTGASGIVYARRLLEVLAGKARVHLIVSGTAREIAVHEGVSLDGFPVIEEDNRNLAAEIASGSFKYDGMAIVPCSMKTLASVSAGFSDTLIARAADVCLKERRRCILVLREMPLSRIHLRNMLAADEAGATVMVASPPFYGRPQTIDDLVDMVVARVLDHLGVEHDIGKRWSGYDDDATVH; translated from the coding sequence ATGGAGAAGGAATATGTTATCGGCGTGACCGGCGCGAGCGGGATCGTCTACGCGAGGCGCCTCCTTGAGGTGCTCGCAGGGAAGGCGCGGGTGCACCTGATCGTCTCCGGGACGGCGCGGGAGATCGCGGTCCACGAAGGCGTGAGCCTTGACGGGTTCCCGGTGATCGAGGAGGACAACAGGAACCTGGCCGCGGAGATCGCGAGCGGGTCGTTCAAGTACGACGGGATGGCGATCGTCCCCTGCTCGATGAAGACCCTGGCCTCGGTCTCGGCCGGTTTCTCCGACACCCTTATCGCACGGGCCGCAGACGTCTGTTTGAAGGAGAGGCGGCGTTGCATTCTCGTGCTGCGGGAGATGCCCCTCTCGCGCATCCACCTGCGGAACATGCTCGCCGCGGACGAGGCCGGGGCGACGGTGATGGTCGCAAGCCCGCCTTTCTACGGGCGGCCGCAGACGATCGACGACCTGGTGGACATGGTGGTCGCACGGGTCCTCGACCACCTCGGCGTGGAACACGATATCGGGAAAAGATGGAGCGGATATGATGACGATGCGACAGTTCATTGA
- a CDS encoding aconitase X catalytic domain-containing protein: protein MYLEPEEEKMQNGEYGETMQQMLEILVGLGKVFGAEKLIPIASAQVSGASYKTIGKWGLEWLQGLDAHVAVPTVLNPIGMARDRWKEMGIPEVFAQQQEAVVAAYGRLGIKLECTCTPYYVSQTQYGEHLAWAESSAVVYANSVIGARTNREGGPGALAAAIVGKTPYYGLHLFKNRLPNIGITVDDPAALKDAAEYGALGYVAGKIVGNRIPLFSGIRPPRDHLKALGAAMAATGAVALFHVDRITPEARLPTFKRDVPETVEIRMDEVQEVFSSIEVDAIAVGCPHLSPAELDNLAGLLAGKKVNKPFFVFAAQGVIAENRDAVAAIEKSGARVYADTCVVVSPALDRYDAIMVNSGKALAYVPTMCGAVARIGTMEECVAVATM, encoded by the coding sequence ATGTATCTGGAACCTGAAGAAGAAAAAATGCAGAACGGCGAGTACGGCGAGACGATGCAGCAGATGCTGGAGATCCTCGTCGGACTCGGCAAGGTCTTCGGCGCCGAGAAACTCATCCCGATCGCGAGCGCCCAGGTCTCGGGGGCGTCGTACAAGACGATCGGGAAATGGGGTCTCGAATGGCTGCAGGGCCTGGACGCCCATGTGGCGGTGCCGACTGTCCTGAACCCGATCGGCATGGCCCGCGACCGCTGGAAGGAGATGGGGATCCCCGAGGTGTTCGCACAGCAGCAGGAGGCGGTGGTCGCGGCCTACGGGCGTCTCGGCATCAAACTCGAGTGCACCTGCACGCCGTATTATGTCTCCCAGACGCAGTACGGCGAGCACCTGGCCTGGGCCGAGTCGTCGGCCGTCGTCTATGCGAACTCTGTCATCGGGGCCAGGACGAACCGCGAGGGAGGGCCGGGCGCCCTTGCCGCGGCGATCGTCGGCAAGACGCCGTACTACGGCCTGCACCTCTTCAAGAACCGCCTGCCGAACATCGGGATCACGGTGGACGACCCGGCGGCGCTGAAGGACGCGGCCGAGTACGGGGCCCTGGGCTATGTGGCCGGGAAGATTGTCGGGAACAGGATCCCTCTCTTCTCCGGGATCAGGCCGCCCCGCGACCACCTCAAGGCCCTGGGCGCGGCGATGGCGGCGACCGGCGCGGTGGCCCTCTTCCACGTGGACAGGATCACCCCCGAGGCCCGCCTGCCGACCTTCAAGCGCGATGTCCCGGAGACTGTCGAGATCAGGATGGACGAGGTGCAGGAGGTCTTCTCCTCGATCGAGGTGGACGCGATCGCGGTCGGGTGCCCCCATCTCTCTCCCGCCGAACTCGACAACCTCGCCGGTCTTCTCGCCGGCAAAAAGGTGAATAAGCCCTTCTTCGTCTTCGCCGCACAGGGTGTCATCGCGGAGAACCGCGACGCCGTGGCGGCGATCGAGAAGAGCGGGGCGCGGGTCTATGCCGACACCTGCGTCGTCGTCTCCCCGGCCCTGGACAGGTACGACGCGATCATGGTGAACTCGGGCAAGGCCCTCGCGTATGTGCCGACGATGTGCGGGGCGGTGGCCCGTATCGGGACGATGGAGGAGTGCGTGGCCGTCGCTACGATGTGA
- a CDS encoding permease: protein MIDPITGALLAGVATLVGYLSEHVITCLVPAFFIAGAIGAFVKKDAILKYFSPDTKKTVSYGIASVSGTVLAVCSCTILPMFAGIYKKGSGIGPAVTFLYAGPAINVLAIIYTAKVLGFDLGVARALAAVALAIVIGLIMAAIFRDHDAGVRAAAPARAARAEEGGRPWWATLAFFASLVGILVFGASQLPWTIKFPIVYLLTLAVAVLVIYTFERDEVTDWAYETWDLTKKIFPILIAGTFVLGMLAYFLPPETFAPYFGDNSIGATLLAAIVGGILYMPTLLEVPIIGTTFGYTSGVMAGGPALALLLAGPSVSLPSLLVISRVMGAKKTAVYAVLVILFSALAGFVYGNIVG from the coding sequence ATGATAGACCCCATCACAGGCGCCCTCCTTGCGGGCGTCGCCACACTCGTCGGCTACCTCTCCGAGCACGTCATAACGTGCCTCGTGCCCGCGTTCTTCATCGCGGGAGCGATCGGGGCCTTCGTCAAGAAGGACGCGATCCTGAAGTACTTCAGCCCGGACACGAAGAAGACAGTCAGTTACGGGATCGCATCGGTCTCCGGGACCGTGCTCGCGGTCTGCTCCTGCACGATCCTCCCGATGTTCGCCGGCATCTACAAGAAAGGGAGCGGCATCGGTCCGGCCGTCACCTTCCTGTACGCCGGGCCCGCGATCAACGTGCTCGCCATCATCTACACGGCCAAGGTGCTCGGCTTCGACCTCGGCGTGGCCAGGGCCCTGGCAGCGGTGGCGCTTGCGATCGTCATCGGCCTCATCATGGCGGCCATCTTCAGGGACCATGACGCCGGGGTGCGGGCGGCCGCACCCGCACGGGCCGCACGGGCGGAGGAGGGCGGCAGGCCCTGGTGGGCGACCCTCGCCTTCTTCGCCTCCCTGGTCGGCATCCTCGTCTTCGGCGCCTCGCAACTCCCCTGGACGATCAAGTTCCCGATAGTGTACCTGCTCACCCTCGCCGTCGCCGTGCTCGTCATCTACACCTTCGAGAGGGACGAGGTGACAGACTGGGCGTACGAGACCTGGGACCTGACAAAGAAGATCTTCCCGATCCTGATCGCAGGCACCTTCGTCCTCGGCATGCTCGCCTACTTCCTCCCGCCCGAGACCTTCGCCCCGTACTTCGGGGACAACTCGATCGGGGCGACCCTGCTCGCGGCAATCGTCGGCGGCATCCTGTACATGCCGACCCTCCTGGAGGTGCCGATCATCGGCACGACCTTCGGCTACACCTCGGGCGTGATGGCCGGCGGGCCTGCCCTCGCCCTCCTCCTTGCCGGGCCGAGCGTGAGCCTCCCCTCCCTCCTGGTCATATCGCGGGTGATGGGGGCGAAGAAGACGGCGGTGTACGCCGTGCTCGTCATCCTGTTCTCGGCCCTGGCCGGGTTCGTGTACGGGAACATCGTGGGGTGA
- a CDS encoding MBL fold metallo-hydrolase: MEITILVDNTVLPGRGLLGEHGFSAYVRDGRESVLFDTGQSGIAFQNAAALGIDPLEAGHVVLSHCHLDHTWGLVPYLRAINAAGRAGRPRPHPVFLAHPEIFRHVEAGGEPEIGMILPEETLARHGEVRLSRDPVRITDDIVFLGEIPRIFPFEGRTAVGTSGGKPDLVPDDTALACRTDEGIVVVTGCAHAGICSVVEHAKDVLDEEKVADVVGGFHLGDAPAEQVEATCRYFRDLGAAHVHPCHCTGFRAAAIAGVARVGPTGAGLRISFGSRS, from the coding sequence ATGGAGATCACCATTCTCGTCGATAACACCGTCCTTCCCGGCAGGGGCCTCCTCGGGGAGCACGGCTTTTCGGCGTACGTCAGGGACGGCAGGGAGTCGGTCCTCTTCGACACCGGGCAGTCGGGCATCGCCTTCCAGAACGCCGCCGCCCTCGGCATCGACCCCCTGGAGGCCGGACACGTCGTCCTCTCCCACTGCCACCTCGACCACACCTGGGGGCTCGTCCCGTACCTCAGGGCGATCAATGCCGCCGGGCGGGCCGGGCGACCGCGGCCGCACCCGGTCTTCCTCGCCCACCCCGAGATCTTCAGGCATGTCGAGGCCGGGGGCGAACCCGAGATCGGCATGATCCTCCCGGAGGAGACCCTCGCCCGCCACGGCGAGGTGCGCCTCTCCCGCGACCCCGTCAGGATCACCGACGACATTGTCTTCCTCGGCGAGATCCCCCGCATCTTCCCCTTCGAGGGGAGGACGGCGGTCGGGACGTCGGGCGGGAAGCCCGACCTCGTCCCTGACGACACGGCACTCGCCTGCCGCACCGACGAGGGGATCGTCGTCGTCACCGGCTGCGCCCATGCAGGCATCTGCTCGGTGGTCGAGCATGCAAAAGATGTTCTGGACGAGGAGAAGGTCGCGGACGTCGTCGGCGGTTTCCACCTCGGCGACGCCCCGGCGGAGCAGGTCGAGGCGACCTGCCGGTACTTCCGCGACCTCGGCGCCGCACACGTCCACCCCTGCCACTGCACCGGCTTTCGGGCCGCCGCCATCGCCGGCGTGGCGAGGGTCGGCCCGACAGGCGCCGGCCTCAGGATCTCTTTCGGCTCGCGCTCCTGA
- a CDS encoding UbiD family decarboxylase, with protein MRQFIDEMRERGLVDEIERPVSDRFEAAQMASTTDRVLLFHDIGGKKAVMNLTANRSTLAAALGSTEADLVKRLAGASYSGTLKPMGKLEMRPADLTELPIMTFFPKDGGPYITAGIVFSRLDGVENASIHRMMVIGKDRLAARLVEGRHTDVLHREALKRGEKLPIAIALGVHPAVTFASCTRVPEGKELAFAAELMGGELPVYECSNGVLVPEAEIVLEGYIGPEKSEEGPFVDITGTYDFERIQPVMELTGMWTKEDPIYHSILPGGSEHRLLMGVPYEPKIYRAVAGVTTVRNVVLTTGGCGYLHAVVQVRKNTQGDGKNAIMAAFAAHTSLKHVVVVDEDIDPFSMEDVEYAIATRVRGDRDLMVITGVRGSSLDPCRDGDGTNVKIGLDATMVMGEEEKFVRAGWND; from the coding sequence ATGCGACAGTTCATTGACGAGATGCGGGAGAGGGGCCTGGTCGACGAGATCGAAAGACCGGTCTCCGACCGCTTCGAAGCGGCACAGATGGCGAGCACAACCGACAGGGTCCTCCTCTTCCACGACATCGGCGGGAAGAAGGCGGTGATGAACCTCACCGCAAACAGGAGCACCCTTGCGGCGGCACTCGGGAGCACGGAGGCCGACCTGGTGAAGAGACTGGCCGGGGCGTCGTACAGCGGCACGCTGAAGCCGATGGGCAAACTCGAAATGCGCCCGGCAGACCTCACCGAACTTCCGATCATGACCTTCTTCCCGAAGGACGGCGGCCCGTACATCACCGCCGGGATCGTCTTCTCCCGCCTGGACGGCGTGGAGAACGCCTCCATCCACAGGATGATGGTGATAGGCAAGGACCGCCTGGCCGCACGCCTCGTCGAGGGTCGGCACACCGACGTCCTCCACCGCGAGGCGCTGAAGAGGGGCGAGAAACTGCCGATCGCCATCGCCCTCGGCGTCCACCCGGCGGTCACCTTCGCCTCCTGCACCCGCGTCCCCGAGGGGAAGGAACTCGCCTTCGCCGCCGAACTGATGGGCGGGGAACTCCCGGTCTACGAGTGCTCGAACGGTGTCCTCGTCCCGGAGGCCGAGATCGTGCTCGAAGGCTATATCGGACCGGAGAAGTCCGAGGAAGGGCCTTTCGTCGACATCACCGGCACCTACGACTTCGAGCGCATCCAGCCGGTCATGGAACTCACCGGCATGTGGACGAAGGAGGACCCAATCTACCACTCCATCCTTCCGGGCGGGAGCGAGCACCGTCTCCTGATGGGCGTGCCGTACGAGCCGAAGATCTACCGGGCCGTCGCCGGGGTGACGACGGTCAGGAACGTCGTCCTGACGACAGGCGGCTGCGGCTACCTCCACGCGGTCGTGCAGGTCAGGAAGAACACGCAGGGCGACGGGAAGAACGCGATCATGGCGGCCTTCGCGGCCCACACCTCCCTGAAGCACGTCGTCGTCGTGGACGAGGACATCGACCCCTTCTCCATGGAGGACGTGGAGTACGCGATCGCAACACGGGTGCGGGGCGACCGCGACCTGATGGTGATCACCGGGGTGCGGGGCTCGTCCCTCGACCCCTGCAGGGACGGCGACGGCACGAACGTGAAGATCGGCCTCGACGCCACGATGGTGATGGGAGAGGAGGAAAAGTTTGTGCGTGCAGGATGGAATGACTGA
- the cofD gene encoding 2-phospho-L-lactate transferase, whose amino-acid sequence MITFLSGGTGTPKLLRGMRNLVNDDQIAVIVNTAEDMWISGNHMSPDIDTVLYLFAGLLNTDTWWGIRGDTFSTHKFLEQFTGEEFIAVGDKDRAVHIARARLLWNGATLTEATLSLSRALGVRARVLPMTDAEVTTYVETDAGPMHFQEYWVGYRGEVEIRGVMRKGEEHRKATPEVLAAIRDADAVILGPSNPVTSISPVLECEGVREALKEKFVIAVSPFIGDKPVSGPAAALMEAWGMEASSAGTYALYRDFVDVFVQDVRDSTEVPGALRLDTLMKDERRAEALAWELMSIVRSASRKRS is encoded by the coding sequence ATGATTACATTCCTTTCCGGCGGGACCGGGACGCCGAAACTCCTGCGGGGGATGCGCAACCTGGTCAACGACGACCAGATCGCCGTGATCGTCAACACCGCGGAGGATATGTGGATCTCGGGCAACCACATGTCTCCGGACATCGACACCGTGCTGTATCTCTTTGCCGGCCTCCTGAACACCGACACCTGGTGGGGGATCAGGGGCGACACCTTCTCGACGCATAAATTTCTCGAACAGTTCACCGGCGAGGAGTTCATCGCGGTCGGCGACAAGGACAGGGCCGTCCACATCGCGCGGGCACGTCTTCTCTGGAATGGAGCGACTCTCACCGAGGCGACCCTCTCCCTGTCCCGGGCCCTCGGGGTCCGCGCCCGCGTCCTCCCGATGACGGACGCCGAGGTGACGACCTATGTCGAGACTGACGCCGGACCCATGCACTTCCAGGAGTACTGGGTCGGGTACCGCGGCGAGGTGGAGATCAGGGGCGTCATGCGGAAAGGCGAGGAGCACAGGAAGGCGACGCCCGAGGTTCTCGCCGCGATCAGGGATGCCGACGCCGTGATCCTCGGGCCCTCGAACCCGGTGACGAGCATCTCGCCGGTCCTGGAGTGCGAGGGTGTGCGGGAGGCCCTCAAGGAGAAGTTCGTCATCGCGGTCTCCCCCTTCATCGGCGACAAACCTGTCTCCGGCCCCGCGGCCGCCCTGATGGAGGCGTGGGGGATGGAGGCGTCGTCGGCGGGGACGTACGCCCTGTACAGGGACTTCGTCGATGTCTTTGTCCAGGATGTGCGGGACAGTACGGAGGTGCCGGGCGCCCTCCGCCTGGACACCCTGATGAAGGACGAGAGGCGGGCCGAGGCCCTTGCCTGGGAACTGATGTCCATCGTCAGGAGCGCGAGCCGAAAGAGATCCTGA